From the genome of Ziziphus jujuba cultivar Dongzao chromosome 6, ASM3175591v1, one region includes:
- the LOC107430492 gene encoding uncharacterized protein LOC107430492 has protein sequence MAAELGLLPLTHLNKLPKSQDNNIQNQDHHHHQLNPSLIPSSAWMWNPKQTHHQQEEDDSWEVRAFAEDTGNIMGTTWPPRSYTCTFCRREFRSAQALGGHMNVHRRDRARLHQVQPNSINPAGSSSSSSSSASSFLIPTQEFVANGSGLCLLYQFPNPGGGGGGGGGGGGGNGGVGGVFHSATLNACTDSSSSSPSTILSISPYPPGNLLATYSPPVNFPVRHLPEITTNASDHCPSNRADQQPLASSSTENGNEEIDLELRLGHGPTPTC, from the coding sequence ATGGCAGCTGAGCTTGGCCTTTTACCCTTGACCCATCTCAATAAATTGCCTAAATCACAAgacaataatattcaaaatcaagaccatcatcatcatcaattgaACCCTAGTTTGATCCCCAGTAGTGCTTGGATGTGGAACCCTAAGCAAACTCATCAtcaacaagaagaagatgattCATGGGAAGTTAGGGCTTTCGCAGAAGATACCGGAAACATCATGGGAACCACATGGCCTCCGAGGTCTTATACTTGTACTTTTTGTAGAAGGGAGTTCAGGTCTGCTCAAGCCCTTGGCGGTCATATGAATGTGCACCGCCGCGACCGTGCTCGTCTCCATCAAGTTCAGCCCAATTCAATCAACCCTGCTGGCTCATCATCATCGTCTTCGTCTTCTGCTTCGTCATTTCTAATCCCGACGCAAGAATTCGTGGCCAATGGCAGTGGGTTATGTCTTCTTTACCAATTCCCTAAccctggtggtggtggtggtggtggtggtggtggtggtggtggtaatGGTGGTGTTGGTGGTGTGTTTCATTCAGCGACTTTAAATGCATGCACtgattcatcatcatcatcaccttcCACTATTCTTTCAATCTCACCTTATCCACCAGGAAACCTACTAGCAACTTATTCGCCGCCTGTAAATTTTCCGGTCAGGCACTTACCGGAAATTACAACGAATGCATCTGACCATTGTCCGTCAAATAGAGCTGATCAGCAACCCTTGGCTTCAAGTTCTACCGAAAATGGCAATGAAGAGATTGATCTAGAGCTTAGGCTCGGGCATGGTCCAACCCCAACTTGTTGA